Proteins encoded together in one Vigna angularis cultivar LongXiaoDou No.4 chromosome 5, ASM1680809v1, whole genome shotgun sequence window:
- the LOC108339775 gene encoding 8-hydroxygeraniol oxidoreductase, which produces MSRTSQVVTCKAAICWGLGQPVTVEEIQVDPPKATEVRVKMICSSLCHTDITSIQGFPHMKFPRALGHEGVGVVESVGDQVTTLKEGDVVIPTYIGECETCENCVSGQTNLCLTHPVSLTGLLPDDTSRMSIRGQRLYHVLSCATWSEYMVSDVNYVLKVDPTIDPTHASFISCGFSTGFGAAWKEAKVESGSSVAVLGLGAVGLGAISGAKFMGAAKIIGIDKNEKKREKGEAFGMTHFINPTDSAKSVSELVKEATGGMGVDYSIECTGIPPLLTESLEATKVGTGKTVVVGIPAEPTVPLGIITILLGRTLKGSVFGGLKVRSDLSIIADKCQKKEFPLEELLSHEVPLEDVKKAFEILKEPNCLKIVIKMSH; this is translated from the exons ATGTCAAGAACCTCGCAGGTTGTAACATGCAAAG CTGCAATATGCTGGGGCCTAGGGCAACCTGTTACAGTGGAAGAGATACAAGTTGACCCACCAAAAGCAACTGAAGTTCGAGTGAAGATGATTTGTTCCAGTTTATGCCACACAGACATAACAAGCATTCAAGGATTCCCACAT ATGAAATTTCCTCGAGCACTTGGGCACGAAGGAGTTGG tGTGGTGGAGAGTGTTGGTGACCAAGTGACAACCCTTAAAGAGGGCGATGTGGTGATCCCGACATACATAGGCGAGTGTGAAACATGTGAGAATTGTGTTTCCGGACAAACCAATCTATGTCTGACACACCCTGTGAGTTTAACTGGTTTACTACCAGATGATACTTCAAGGATGTCCATCAGAGGACAGAGGCTATACCATGTTCTAAGTTGTGCTACATGGTCAGAATACATGGTTAGTGATGTCAATTACGTTCTCAAAGTCGATCCAACCATCGATCCAACCCATGCCAGTTTCATCTCATGTGGGTTTTCAACTGGATTTGGAGCTGCTTGGAAAGAAGCCAAGGTTGAAAGTGGGTCCAGTGTAGCTGTTTTGGGTCTTGGTGCTGTTGGATTAGGG GCTATAAGCGGAGCCAAATTTATGGGAGCAGCTAAGATAATTGGAATTGACAAAAACGAGAAGAAGAGGGAAAAAGGAGAGGCTTTTGGAATGACCCACTTCATAAATCCTACTGATTCTGCTAAATCTGTTTCAGAATTGGTTAAGGAAGCAACTGGTGGAATGGGTGTGGATTATTCCATTGAGTGCACCGGAATTCCTCCTTTGCTTACTGAATCATTGGAAGCCACAAAAGTG GGAACGGGTAAAACAGTAGTAGTTGGAATACCAGCAGAACCTACTGTTCCTTTGGGTATAATAACCATTCTTTTGGGCAGAACTTTGAAAGGTTCAGTTTTTGGGGGCCTAAAAGTTAGATCTGATCTGTCCATAATTGCTGACAAATGCCAGAAAAAG GAATTCCCTCTTGAAGAACTACTGAGCCATGAGGTCCCGTTAGAAGATGTTAAGAAAGCATTCGAGATATTGAAGGAGCCCAATTGTCTGAAAATTGTCATCAAGATGTCGCATTGA